A genome region from Tenebrio molitor chromosome 4, icTenMoli1.1, whole genome shotgun sequence includes the following:
- the LOC138129294 gene encoding putative nuclease HARBI1: MDELMNIPLRENLEVAEINNENCRVPRTPHNPFHGLSEANFIKNFRLSKNLCMFLIETLEPFMRPKRRATDLDIQTRVLVALNFYACGSYQPIIGCSKYLDVSQPSVCRAIKEVTNALNNPEIFNRWVHFPNNFEQLNNVRLNFSQKHGFPGVIGCIDCTHVAIVCPPGHDPEHPEHLYVNRKNYHSINVQLICDANLEIINLNARFPGSTHDAYIWGRSNVQPFLRNLHAAGHRDYFLLGDSDYPLRTWLLILLEENYDPGTPEYNYNTAHKNTRCKIGCCNGVLKNRFRYLLKHRVLHVKPAKACKIINACIVLHNMCIQYNIPVPDDNDMRDVDFGMMAGNADENDNENEGNAYRRINPELAEGRRARRHLILNNFVN; this comes from the coding sequence ATGGATGAATTAATGAATATTCCATTGCGTGAAAATTTGGAAGTGGcagaaattaataatgaaaactGTCGTGTTCCGCGTACTCCACATAACCCCTTTCATGGATTGTCGGaagcaaattttattaagaattttcgtttatcaaaaaatctgtgcatgtttcttaTAGAAACATTAGAACCTTTTATGAGACCAAAACGAAGAGCAACAGATCTCGACATTCAAACAAGAGTTTTAGTTGCCCTAAATTTTTATGCATGTGGAAGCTATCAACCAATTATTGGATGTAGCAAATACTTAGATGTTTCCCAACCATCTGTTTGTCGTGCAATCAAAGAAGTTACGAATGCTTTAAATAATCCAGAGATATTTAACCGCTGGGTACATTTCCCGAATAACTTCGAACAATTGAATAAtgttagattaaatttttcacaaaaacatgGATTTCCTGGAGTAATTGGGTGTATCGACTGCACCCACGTTGCTATAGTATGTCCACCGGGCCATGATCCCGAACATCCTGAACATCTGTACgtgaatagaaaaaattaccaCTCAATTAACGTCCAATTAATCTGTGACGCAAATTTGGAAATTATTAACCTAAATGCAAGATTTCCAGGAAGCACACACGATGCCTATATTTGGGGAAGATCTAATGTACAACcgtttttaagaaatttgcaTGCAGCGGGTCACAGGGATTACTTCTTATTGGGAGATTCTGACTACCCTCTTAGGACATGGTTACTGATTCTACTCGAAGAGAACTATGATCCAGGCACTCCGGAATACAACTATAATACGGCTCATAAAAACACGAGATGCAAAATTGGATGTTGTAATGGCGTCCTCAAAAATAGGTTTAGATATTTATTGAAGCACAGAGTTCTGCATGTAAAACCCGCTAAAGcctgtaaaataataaatgcttGTATAGTTCTACATAACATGTGCATTCAGTATAATATTCCTGTACCAGATGACAATGACATGAGAGACGTTGACTTTGGTATGATGGCTGGAAATGCAGATGAAAATGATAATGAAAATGAAGGAAATGCCTATAGAAGAATTAATCCAGAACTTGCAGAGGGACGAAGAGCAAGAAGACATTTAATTCTCAACAATTTTGTAAACTaa